In the Piscinibacter sp. XHJ-5 genome, one interval contains:
- the ahcY gene encoding adenosylhomocysteinase, with the protein MNAAVLKPAHDHAIADLSLADWGRKEIKIAETEMPGLMAIRAEYAKSQPLKGARITGSLHMTIQTAVLIETLQALGAKVRWASCNIFSTQDHAAAAIAAGGTPVFAVKGETLADYWDYTHRIFEFGPKGSEGEGPNMILDDGGDATLLMHLGQKAEKDASLISDPKSEEERCLFASIKAKLAQDPTWYTRKAAAIIGVTEETTTGVHRLNEMSAKGTLLFRAINVNDSVTKSKFDNLYGCRESLVDGIKRATDVMIAGKVAVVAGYGDVGKGSAQALRALSAQVWVTEIDPINALQAAMEGYRVVTMEYAADKADIFVTTTGNKDVITHDHMAKMKDQAIVCNIGHFDNEIDVASLEKYQWEEIKPQVDHVIFPDGKRIILLAKGRLVNLGCGTGHPSYVMSSSFANQTIAQIELFTKPDAYQPGKVYVLPKHLDEKVARLQLSKLGAQLTVLTDAQAAYIGVNKNGPYKPDTYRY; encoded by the coding sequence ATGAACGCCGCTGTTCTCAAACCTGCCCACGACCACGCCATTGCCGACCTGTCGCTCGCCGACTGGGGCCGCAAGGAAATCAAGATCGCCGAAACCGAGATGCCCGGCCTGATGGCCATTCGCGCCGAGTACGCGAAAAGCCAGCCGCTGAAAGGCGCGCGCATCACCGGCTCTCTGCACATGACCATCCAGACCGCGGTGCTCATCGAGACGCTGCAGGCGCTGGGCGCCAAGGTTCGCTGGGCCTCGTGCAACATCTTCTCCACCCAGGACCACGCCGCCGCCGCCATCGCCGCCGGCGGCACGCCGGTCTTCGCCGTCAAGGGCGAGACGCTCGCCGACTACTGGGACTACACGCACCGCATCTTCGAGTTCGGGCCCAAGGGCAGCGAAGGCGAAGGCCCCAACATGATCCTGGACGACGGCGGCGACGCGACGCTGCTGATGCACCTGGGCCAGAAGGCCGAGAAGGACGCGTCGCTCATCAGCGATCCGAAGAGCGAGGAAGAGCGCTGCCTGTTCGCCTCGATCAAGGCCAAGCTCGCCCAGGACCCGACCTGGTACACGCGCAAGGCCGCGGCCATCATCGGCGTGACCGAGGAGACCACCACCGGCGTGCACCGCCTCAACGAGATGAGCGCCAAGGGCACGCTGCTGTTCCGCGCGATCAACGTGAACGACTCGGTCACCAAGAGCAAGTTCGACAACCTGTACGGCTGCCGCGAGTCGCTGGTCGACGGCATCAAGCGCGCCACCGACGTGATGATCGCCGGCAAGGTCGCCGTGGTGGCCGGCTACGGCGACGTCGGCAAGGGCTCGGCGCAGGCGCTGCGCGCGCTATCGGCGCAGGTGTGGGTCACCGAGATCGACCCCATCAACGCGCTGCAGGCCGCGATGGAAGGCTACCGCGTGGTGACGATGGAGTACGCCGCCGACAAGGCCGACATCTTCGTGACGACCACCGGCAACAAGGACGTCATCACGCACGACCACATGGCGAAGATGAAGGACCAGGCCATCGTCTGCAACATCGGCCACTTCGACAACGAGATCGACGTCGCGTCGCTCGAGAAGTACCAGTGGGAGGAGATCAAGCCGCAGGTCGACCACGTCATCTTCCCCGACGGCAAGCGCATCATCCTGCTGGCCAAGGGCCGCCTCGTGAACCTGGGCTGCGGCACCGGCCATCCGAGCTACGTGATGTCGTCGAGCTTCGCCAACCAGACCATCGCGCAGATCGAGCTGTTCACCAAGCCGGATGCCTACCAGCCCGGCAAGGTGTACGTGCTGCCGAAGCACCTCGACGAGAAGGTGGCGCGCCTGCAGCTGTCCAAGCTAGGCGCGCAGCTCACCGTGCTCACCGACGCGCAGGCGGCCTACATCGGCGTGAACAAGAACGGCCCCTACAAGCCGGACACCTACAGGTACTGA
- a CDS encoding TlyA family RNA methyltransferase, with protein MRADQRLVESGLAPTRSAAQRLIARGAVRWHGAAGWAVPRKAGDDLPDGCVIEVVDDAELRFVSRGGLKLEGALAHAGIDASGLTALDVGQSTGGFTDVLLHRGAARVVGIDVGHGQLHPRLRADPRVHALEAVNARHVDAPTLGEAAFDLIVGDLSFISLTLVLPALAPLLAPHGTLLMLVKPQFELQPRHIGKGGLVKDKASYAIVEARIRAACGECGLAVLDWFDSPIAGGDGNREFFVRAARPANT; from the coding sequence ATGCGCGCGGACCAGCGTCTCGTCGAGTCCGGCCTCGCGCCGACGCGATCGGCCGCGCAGCGGCTGATCGCGCGCGGCGCGGTGCGCTGGCACGGCGCGGCCGGCTGGGCCGTCCCGCGCAAGGCGGGCGACGACCTGCCCGACGGCTGCGTCATCGAGGTCGTCGACGACGCGGAGCTGCGGTTCGTGTCGCGCGGCGGGCTCAAGCTCGAGGGGGCGTTGGCGCACGCCGGCATCGACGCGTCGGGCCTGACCGCGCTCGATGTCGGCCAGAGCACCGGCGGCTTCACCGACGTGCTGCTGCACCGCGGCGCGGCACGCGTGGTCGGCATCGACGTCGGCCACGGGCAGTTGCATCCCCGGTTGCGCGCCGACCCCCGCGTGCACGCGCTCGAAGCCGTGAACGCGCGCCACGTCGACGCCCCAACGCTCGGTGAAGCGGCCTTCGACCTCATCGTCGGCGATCTGTCGTTCATCTCGCTCACGCTGGTGCTGCCCGCCCTGGCGCCCTTGCTGGCGCCGCACGGCACGCTGCTGATGCTGGTCAAGCCGCAGTTCGAGCTGCAGCCTCGGCACATCGGCAAGGGCGGGCTGGTGAAGGACAAGGCGTCGTACGCGATCGTCGAGGCGCGCATCCGCGCTGCTTGCGGCGAATGCGGGCTGGCCGTGCTCGACTGGTTCGACAGCCCCATCGCCGGCGGCGACGGCAACCGTGAATTCTTCGTCCGGGCGGCGCGCCCGGCGAACACCTGA
- a CDS encoding 5-formyltetrahydrofolate cyclo-ligase: protein MPSRRALRERLHRIRDEFAAASGTAAQAALAAHLGKVLDELQPQRLGLYWPLRSEFNAAVACLGDRNLHSVDLALPFARRPSRELQFRAWDRAEPTLRDDCGIPTIEGSPVVPDVVLVPCLGFTASGYRLGYGGGFYDRWLAAHPHVTAVGVAWSATEITEADLAPQPHDQPLMLIITERGVVG from the coding sequence GTGCCTTCCCGTCGCGCGCTGCGCGAGCGTCTTCACCGGATCCGGGATGAATTCGCCGCGGCATCGGGAACCGCCGCGCAAGCCGCGCTGGCGGCACATCTGGGCAAGGTGCTGGACGAGCTGCAGCCGCAGCGACTGGGGCTGTACTGGCCGCTTCGTTCCGAATTTAACGCAGCGGTCGCGTGTCTTGGCGACAGAAACCTGCATTCCGTCGATTTGGCCCTGCCATTCGCCAGGCGCCCGTCACGCGAGCTGCAGTTCCGCGCCTGGGATCGCGCCGAGCCCACGCTGCGCGACGACTGCGGCATCCCGACGATCGAGGGATCGCCGGTCGTGCCCGACGTCGTGCTGGTGCCGTGCCTGGGCTTCACCGCCTCGGGCTACCGGCTCGGCTACGGCGGCGGGTTCTACGACCGCTGGCTCGCGGCCCACCCGCACGTCACGGCTGTCGGCGTCGCATGGTCGGCGACCGAGATCACCGAGGCCGATCTCGCGCCGCAGCCGCACGACCAGCCGCTGATGCTGATCATCACCGAGCGCGGCGTGGTGGGTTAG
- a CDS encoding bifunctional diguanylate cyclase/phosphodiesterase gives MDLDLVQRTAIAAAVALTSAGFAAVWMWRRRRGGMVPVPAMALDPATGLLTRSRFQLALQEGLLLSAKRGTHTCVLHVAVDGVRLAVDDGGPALAARMLAAIATLLRQSCGLSTPMARVGNDEFAIWLDGPQEAGEKLAARITQAFAVPLSVDGRDVELVVSVGLAVAPEHDAGVRLLDKAAATARSVQRSGGGAHAVFDPRIEVAHNQEIAIARELHEAGAKRQLELFFQPKIDARKLEVSAVEALLRWRHPTMGLVSPARFIPIAERQGLMEALGQWVLDGAIKQAAAWRAAGLRFRVAVNISGVHFRQDDFVAKLERGLKAHGLPAELLTCEVAEAVLMEKTAANRHRLARLQKLGVQLSVGDFAAGPASLSALESLPAHEVKVSRGLVAALPADAEARRTVEKIVAVAHQRGLRVVGEGVENEAQRDQAVRLGCDELQGYLFAKPMSARAVGIWGADAQRNLAQTFRPAQFKDTQIVDVRASDAAFVQTRISMRR, from the coding sequence ATGGATCTCGATCTGGTGCAACGAACGGCCATCGCGGCGGCTGTGGCCCTCACGAGCGCGGGCTTTGCAGCCGTGTGGATGTGGCGCCGCCGGCGCGGCGGGATGGTGCCGGTGCCAGCCATGGCGCTGGATCCGGCCACCGGGTTGCTGACCCGCAGCCGCTTCCAACTGGCCTTGCAGGAAGGTCTTCTGTTGTCGGCGAAGCGTGGCACGCACACCTGCGTTCTGCATGTCGCAGTCGACGGCGTGCGGCTCGCGGTCGACGACGGCGGGCCCGCGCTGGCCGCCAGGATGCTTGCCGCCATCGCGACGCTGCTTCGGCAGTCATGCGGCCTGTCGACGCCAATGGCCCGCGTGGGCAATGACGAGTTCGCGATCTGGCTGGACGGGCCCCAGGAAGCAGGCGAGAAGCTCGCGGCGCGAATCACCCAGGCGTTTGCCGTGCCCTTGAGCGTCGACGGACGCGATGTCGAGCTGGTCGTGTCGGTGGGCCTGGCCGTGGCGCCCGAGCACGATGCCGGCGTGCGACTGCTCGACAAGGCCGCTGCCACCGCGCGCAGTGTTCAGCGCAGCGGCGGCGGCGCGCACGCTGTCTTCGATCCGCGCATCGAGGTGGCGCACAACCAGGAGATCGCGATCGCGCGCGAGCTCCATGAGGCGGGCGCCAAGCGCCAGCTCGAACTCTTCTTCCAGCCCAAGATCGATGCGCGCAAGCTCGAAGTGAGCGCGGTGGAGGCGCTGCTTCGCTGGCGGCATCCGACGATGGGCCTCGTCAGCCCGGCGCGCTTCATCCCGATCGCCGAGCGCCAGGGCCTGATGGAGGCTCTCGGGCAGTGGGTTCTCGACGGTGCGATCAAGCAGGCCGCGGCCTGGCGCGCCGCCGGCTTGCGCTTCCGAGTGGCCGTCAACATTTCCGGCGTGCACTTTCGCCAGGACGATTTCGTGGCGAAGCTGGAGCGGGGCCTGAAGGCCCACGGCCTGCCGGCGGAGCTGTTGACCTGCGAGGTCGCCGAGGCCGTGCTGATGGAAAAGACGGCAGCGAACCGCCACCGGCTGGCCCGTCTGCAAAAGCTCGGGGTGCAGCTCAGCGTCGGCGACTTCGCGGCAGGTCCTGCGAGCCTGTCCGCGCTGGAGTCGCTTCCGGCGCACGAGGTCAAGGTCAGCCGCGGCCTCGTGGCGGCGCTGCCGGCCGACGCCGAAGCGCGGCGCACGGTGGAGAAGATCGTGGCCGTGGCACATCAGCGGGGGCTGCGGGTGGTCGGCGAGGGCGTCGAGAACGAGGCCCAGCGCGACCAGGCGGTGCGGCTCGGTTGCGACGAGCTGCAAGGCTACTTGTTTGCCAAGCCCATGAGCGCGCGCGCCGTGGGGATCTGGGGCGCTGATGCCCAACGGAATCTTGCCCAGACCTTTCGGCCGGCACAGTTCAAGGACACGCAGATCGTCGACGTGCGCGCGAGCGACGCGGCCTTCGTACAGACCCGCATCTCCATGCGTCGATAG
- a CDS encoding lytic transglycosylase domain-containing protein, with translation MKTCSSVYGSARGRFLARAAAIVALGAALVSPWPGPVAQAQPDPVVDAREAFRKKDRNRLAVSRAQAAASQHPLAMWADYWELSNRISEASQPEVEAFYQRWSGTYVEDRLRNDWLLELGHRRDWANFISDFPRFRMNDDREVQCYALLTQHQERQDVREAALYVWFAQRDVDEGCNLLAATLLDAKVFTPADVWRKTRLAVDAGRLRAARQSAALVSLSAASLLQEMTDSPARYLARKATADGRINAELATMALMRMASNEPDAAALALNERWERALPADLASWAWASVARQAAMKLLPDASDHYLRAARLAGRDGRGIDWPDDTMAWKARAALRADNGRGRWQQVVQAVDAMRPEEQQEATWVYWKARALQSLAGDSQSGEALRAQSRRMLGSISHQLSFYGALAAEALGRPFVLPPPPEPLAPEEKAAAAAHPGLLRALRLVGLGLRDEGRREWNYSLRGMTDRELIAAAALACEQRDWQLCINTSERTRHEIDVTQRYPTPYKEEIETRARELGLDANYVFGLIRQETRFMATLRSSAGASGLMQVMPATARWTARKIGLDFSPEMISDPSTNLRIGTGYLRMVLDAFDGSQALAAAAYNAGPNRPRRWREGPALDPAAWAENIPFNETRDYVKKVLANASIYAALSSGEPPALRSRLGRPVGPRDANAPEVDKDLP, from the coding sequence TTGAAGACCTGCAGTTCAGTATATGGGTCGGCCCGCGGACGTTTCCTGGCCCGCGCGGCCGCCATCGTCGCTCTCGGCGCAGCCCTGGTCTCGCCGTGGCCCGGGCCGGTCGCCCAGGCCCAGCCCGACCCGGTGGTCGACGCCCGCGAGGCGTTCCGCAAGAAGGACCGCAACCGCCTCGCGGTGTCGCGCGCACAAGCCGCGGCGAGCCAGCATCCGCTCGCGATGTGGGCCGACTACTGGGAGCTCAGCAACCGCATCTCGGAGGCGTCGCAGCCGGAGGTGGAAGCGTTCTACCAGCGCTGGAGCGGCACCTACGTGGAGGACCGGCTGCGCAACGATTGGCTGCTCGAGCTCGGCCATCGGCGCGACTGGGCCAACTTCATCTCCGACTTCCCGCGCTTTCGCATGAACGACGACCGCGAGGTCCAGTGTTATGCCTTGCTGACCCAGCATCAGGAACGACAGGACGTGCGCGAGGCCGCCCTCTACGTCTGGTTCGCGCAGCGCGACGTCGACGAAGGCTGCAACCTGCTGGCCGCGACCCTGCTCGACGCGAAGGTCTTCACCCCCGCCGACGTCTGGCGCAAGACCCGGCTCGCGGTCGATGCGGGCCGCCTGCGCGCGGCGCGCCAGTCGGCAGCGCTGGTCAGCCTGAGCGCGGCCAGCCTGCTGCAGGAGATGACCGACAGCCCGGCGCGCTACCTGGCGCGCAAGGCGACGGCCGACGGGCGCATCAATGCCGAGCTCGCGACGATGGCCCTGATGCGCATGGCCAGCAACGAGCCCGACGCCGCTGCCCTCGCGCTCAACGAGCGCTGGGAGCGCGCCCTGCCGGCCGACCTGGCATCGTGGGCGTGGGCCAGCGTCGCGCGGCAGGCGGCGATGAAGCTGCTGCCGGATGCCTCCGACCACTACCTGCGCGCCGCACGCCTGGCCGGCCGCGATGGACGAGGCATCGACTGGCCCGACGACACGATGGCGTGGAAGGCGCGGGCCGCCCTGCGCGCCGACAACGGCCGCGGCCGCTGGCAGCAGGTGGTGCAGGCGGTCGATGCGATGCGCCCCGAGGAGCAGCAGGAAGCGACCTGGGTCTACTGGAAGGCGCGTGCCCTGCAGTCGCTGGCGGGCGATTCGCAGAGCGGCGAAGCGCTCAGGGCGCAATCGCGGCGCATGCTCGGCTCCATCTCACACCAGCTCAGCTTCTACGGCGCGCTGGCCGCCGAAGCGCTGGGGCGTCCGTTCGTGCTGCCGCCGCCGCCCGAGCCGCTCGCGCCGGAAGAGAAGGCGGCCGCGGCCGCGCACCCCGGGCTCCTGCGTGCGTTGCGCCTGGTGGGCCTGGGCTTGCGCGACGAAGGTCGCCGGGAGTGGAACTACTCGCTGCGCGGCATGACCGACCGCGAGCTGATCGCCGCGGCGGCGCTGGCCTGCGAGCAGCGCGACTGGCAGCTGTGCATCAACACCAGCGAGCGCACGCGCCACGAGATCGACGTGACGCAGCGCTATCCCACGCCGTACAAGGAAGAGATCGAGACCCGCGCGCGCGAGCTCGGCCTCGATGCCAACTACGTGTTCGGCCTGATCCGCCAGGAGACCCGCTTCATGGCGACGCTGCGCTCGAGCGCAGGCGCCAGCGGGCTGATGCAGGTGATGCCGGCCACCGCACGCTGGACGGCGCGCAAGATCGGCCTCGACTTCTCGCCGGAGATGATCAGCGACCCCAGCACCAACCTGCGCATCGGCACCGGCTACCTGCGGATGGTGCTCGACGCCTTCGACGGGTCGCAGGCGCTGGCCGCGGCGGCCTACAACGCCGGCCCGAACCGGCCGCGCCGCTGGCGCGAAGGACCGGCCCTCGATCCCGCGGCATGGGCGGAGAACATTCCCTTCAACGAGACGCGCGACTACGTGAAGAAGGTGCTCGCGAACGCGAGCATCTATGCGGCGCTGTCCAGCGGCGAGCCGCCCGCGCTGCGCTCGCGGCTGGGCCGCCCGGTGGGCCCGCGCGACGCCAACGCCCCGGAAGTCGACAAGGACCTGCCATGA
- a CDS encoding TfoX/Sxy family protein — protein MAYEELANHCVELFEPLGAARSRRMFGGHGVYIDDLFVALIADDRIYLKADVHTRPAFEAAGCEPFVYDGAGGQHVALGYWSAPAEAMDSAAQMQPWARLAIEAALRARAAKPPAARRKPPARRSAADATPRKPKAAASRGKARTGRG, from the coding sequence ATGGCCTACGAGGAACTTGCCAACCATTGCGTGGAGCTGTTCGAGCCGCTGGGCGCGGCCCGTTCGCGCCGGATGTTCGGCGGCCACGGCGTCTACATCGACGACCTGTTCGTCGCGTTGATCGCCGACGACCGCATCTACCTCAAGGCCGACGTGCACACCCGCCCCGCCTTCGAGGCGGCCGGGTGCGAGCCCTTCGTCTACGACGGCGCCGGCGGCCAGCACGTCGCGCTGGGCTACTGGAGCGCGCCGGCCGAGGCGATGGACTCCGCGGCTCAGATGCAACCCTGGGCGCGGCTGGCCATCGAGGCAGCGCTGCGTGCCAGGGCCGCCAAGCCGCCCGCTGCCCGCCGCAAGCCACCGGCCAGGCGGTCGGCGGCGGATGCGACGCCGCGCAAGCCCAAGGCGGCGGCATCGCGCGGCAAGGCCCGCACCGGCCGCGGCTGA
- a CDS encoding LysR family transcriptional regulator: MNTVRQRPLALGSLRAFEAVARRLSFSDAAEELHLTQSAVSRQIKGLEDELGAPLFTRGTRHVELTGDGTALLRVVAPWLDRLDAGVRQIRQARGRRVVHLNTFPSFASLWLLPQMEAFQRDNPDLDIRVSATDRIVELDEPDLDIALRYCAPSDAPQGARRLFGEVLTPVISPRLADRIQRGEAPPLRTAADLAEHTLCEEDDHRPSSEFLSWRHWLTVQGAPRVQPRRWLYLNFTYQQVQAALAGQGIALARVAMVTEALARGDLIEPFGAAGRVYSPFAYWLVTIGASATREEVRKFCDWLEWRATVTREAMGEVANVEGPTEAD, translated from the coding sequence ATGAATACGGTCCGTCAGCGGCCGCTGGCCCTGGGCAGCCTGCGCGCCTTCGAGGCAGTCGCCAGACGCCTGAGCTTCAGCGACGCCGCCGAGGAGCTGCACCTCACGCAATCGGCCGTCAGCCGGCAGATCAAGGGCCTGGAAGACGAGCTCGGCGCGCCCCTGTTCACCCGCGGCACGCGGCACGTGGAGCTCACCGGCGACGGCACGGCGCTGCTGCGCGTGGTCGCGCCCTGGCTCGACCGGCTCGACGCCGGCGTGCGCCAGATCCGCCAGGCGCGCGGGCGGCGCGTCGTGCACCTGAACACCTTCCCGTCGTTCGCCTCGTTGTGGCTGCTGCCGCAGATGGAGGCCTTTCAGCGCGACAACCCCGATCTCGACATCCGCGTGTCGGCCACCGACCGCATCGTCGAGCTGGACGAGCCCGATCTCGATATCGCATTGCGCTATTGCGCCCCGTCCGACGCGCCTCAGGGAGCGCGCCGGCTGTTCGGCGAAGTGCTGACACCGGTCATCAGCCCGCGGCTGGCCGACCGCATCCAGCGCGGCGAAGCGCCGCCGCTGCGCACGGCCGCCGACCTGGCGGAGCACACGCTGTGCGAGGAAGACGACCACCGCCCGAGCTCCGAATTCCTCAGCTGGCGACACTGGCTCACGGTGCAGGGCGCACCGCGCGTCCAGCCGCGCCGCTGGCTGTACCTCAACTTCACCTACCAGCAGGTGCAGGCCGCGCTCGCCGGCCAGGGCATCGCGCTCGCGCGGGTCGCCATGGTCACCGAGGCGCTGGCGCGCGGCGACCTGATCGAGCCCTTCGGCGCGGCCGGACGGGTCTACAGCCCTTTTGCCTACTGGCTGGTGACCATCGGTGCCAGCGCCACGCGCGAGGAGGTGCGCAAGTTCTGCGACTGGCTCGAATGGCGGGCCACCGTCACGCGCGAGGCGATGGGCGAGGTGGCGAACGTCGAAGGGCCGACCGAGGCGGACTAA
- a CDS encoding HAD-IIB family hydrolase, translated as MPDAPSPLADCPPGMLRAVRGVLTDIDDTLTADGAVMPQALQALSALHDADVPVVAITGRPMGWSERFARDWPIDAIVAENGSVALFREGEALAVEYAQDEATRVANTLRLRRAAERVLREVPGARLSSDSAGRVTDIAVDHSEFAHLSAQQIADVVHVMQAEGMHATVSSIHINGWYGEHDKLSGARWILQRLWRIDLDAERERWVYVGDSTNDQLMFAHFPLSVGVANLLRFADQLTVWPAYLTRGERGEGFAEVARTLLAVRL; from the coding sequence ATGCCGGATGCCCCTAGCCCGCTCGCCGATTGCCCGCCCGGGATGCTGCGCGCCGTGCGCGGCGTGCTGACCGACATCGATGACACCCTCACCGCCGACGGTGCTGTCATGCCGCAGGCGCTGCAGGCGCTGAGCGCACTGCACGACGCCGATGTGCCGGTGGTGGCCATCACCGGCAGGCCGATGGGCTGGAGCGAGCGCTTTGCGCGCGACTGGCCCATCGACGCCATCGTCGCGGAGAACGGCTCGGTGGCGCTGTTTCGCGAAGGCGAGGCGCTCGCCGTGGAGTACGCGCAGGACGAGGCCACGCGTGTGGCCAACACGCTGCGTCTTCGGCGCGCCGCGGAGCGCGTGCTGCGCGAAGTGCCCGGCGCGAGGCTGTCCAGCGACAGCGCGGGCCGCGTCACGGACATCGCGGTCGACCACAGCGAGTTCGCGCATCTGTCGGCGCAGCAGATCGCCGATGTCGTGCACGTGATGCAGGCCGAGGGCATGCATGCGACGGTGAGCTCGATCCACATCAACGGCTGGTACGGCGAGCACGACAAGCTGAGCGGCGCGCGCTGGATCCTGCAGCGGCTGTGGCGGATCGACCTCGATGCCGAGCGCGAGCGCTGGGTCTATGTGGGGGACTCGACCAACGACCAGCTCATGTTCGCGCACTTCCCGTTGAGCGTGGGGGTGGCGAACCTGCTGCGCTTCGCCGATCAGCTCACGGTGTGGCCGGCGTATCTGACGCGCGGCGAGCGCGGGGAGGGCTTCGCCGAAGTGGCCCGGACACTGCTGGCCGTGCGGTTGTAG
- a CDS encoding 5-formyltetrahydrofolate cyclo-ligase, translating into MTLDPNEDRDALRRKLIAARQALPDRLERAVALQNVLRVWLVGRGETAIGAYWPIKGEFDPLPALYRWAEADEHRRIGLPVVDRATGSLRFHVWYPGCPMELDAHDIPKPKGTEVFQPRMLLLPCVGYGPEGARIGYGGGFYDRTVASLTPRPTTVGLCYSNGFVPLLRPRPGDAVVDAMLTDDGVVWQAADA; encoded by the coding sequence ATGACACTAGATCCGAACGAGGACCGGGACGCCCTGCGCCGAAAGCTGATCGCCGCGCGCCAGGCGCTCCCTGATCGGCTGGAGCGCGCAGTCGCGCTGCAGAACGTGCTTCGCGTCTGGCTGGTGGGCCGCGGCGAAACGGCGATCGGTGCCTACTGGCCGATCAAGGGCGAGTTCGACCCGCTGCCGGCGCTGTACCGCTGGGCGGAAGCGGACGAGCACCGCCGCATCGGGCTGCCGGTGGTGGATCGCGCGACGGGGTCGCTGCGCTTTCACGTCTGGTATCCCGGCTGCCCGATGGAACTGGACGCGCACGACATCCCCAAGCCCAAGGGCACCGAGGTGTTCCAGCCGCGGATGCTGCTGCTGCCGTGTGTCGGCTATGGGCCCGAGGGTGCCCGCATTGGCTATGGCGGCGGCTTCTACGACCGCACCGTGGCGAGCCTGACGCCGCGGCCGACGACGGTGGGACTGTGCTACTCGAACGGCTTCGTCCCGCTGCTGCGTCCGCGTCCCGGGGACGCGGTGGTCGATGCGATGCTGACCGACGACGGCGTGGTCTGGCAGGCCGCCGACGCCTGA
- the metF gene encoding methylenetetrahydrofolate reductase [NAD(P)H] produces the protein MNASKKIVPISFEFFPPNTPVGDEKLKTVVQELGACQPEFFSVTYGAGGSTREKTLHTVTAIAQAGFEAAPHLSCVGSTRQGLGDILATYRAQKIRRIVALRGDLPSGTATAGEFRYASELVRFIRETQGSDWRIEVAAYPEYHPGERYARRDLQHYVDKVKAGADSAITQFFFNPDAYFHFVDETRKLGADVPVVPGIMPFHNFAKIAQFAARDGIEIPRWVALKMEGFMDDAASIRAFGLDVVTRLCEKLIAGGAPGIHFYTMNQSALTLELCRRLGLAPKD, from the coding sequence ATGAACGCCAGCAAGAAGATCGTTCCGATCAGCTTCGAATTCTTTCCTCCCAACACGCCGGTCGGCGACGAGAAGCTGAAGACCGTCGTGCAGGAGCTCGGCGCGTGCCAGCCCGAGTTCTTCAGCGTCACCTACGGCGCGGGCGGTTCCACCCGCGAGAAGACGCTGCACACCGTGACGGCGATCGCGCAGGCCGGCTTCGAAGCCGCGCCGCACCTGTCGTGCGTGGGCTCGACCCGGCAGGGTCTGGGCGACATCCTGGCCACCTATCGCGCCCAGAAGATCCGCCGCATCGTCGCGCTGCGCGGCGACCTGCCCAGCGGCACGGCCACCGCCGGCGAGTTCCGCTATGCGTCCGAGCTCGTGCGCTTCATCCGCGAGACGCAAGGCAGCGACTGGCGGATCGAGGTCGCGGCGTACCCGGAATACCACCCCGGCGAACGCTATGCGCGTCGCGACCTGCAGCACTACGTCGACAAGGTGAAGGCGGGCGCCGACTCGGCGATCACGCAGTTCTTCTTCAACCCCGACGCCTACTTCCACTTCGTCGACGAGACTCGCAAGCTGGGTGCCGACGTGCCGGTGGTGCCGGGCATCATGCCGTTCCACAACTTCGCCAAGATCGCGCAGTTCGCGGCGCGCGACGGCATCGAGATCCCGCGCTGGGTGGCGTTGAAGATGGAGGGCTTCATGGATGACGCCGCCTCGATACGCGCGTTCGGCCTCGACGTGGTCACGAGGCTGTGCGAGAAGCTCATCGCCGGCGGTGCGCCGGGCATCCACTTCTACACGATGAACCAGTCGGCGCTGACCCTCGAGCTGTGCCGGCGGCTGGGTCTGGCGCCGAAGGACTGA